The following is a genomic window from Deltaproteobacteria bacterium.
GATACAGGATATCGACCAGAAGGGCCATCCGGCTGTTTTCCCTATATATCCTATTCACCTTCATGGCGGGTGCGCCTTTCTACCTGAAAAACTGGATCATGACCGGCAATCCCCTCTACCCGCTCTTCTATCCATTCTTCGGGGGCAGAGGATGGAGCGCGGATCAGGCCCAGTATTATGACTTTTTTATTAAGCACCTGGGCATGGGTCGCGAACTGATCGACTATCTTCTTCTTCCATGGAACCTCAGCTTTCATGCCCGGATGGAAAGTCCGATCTTCGACGGACTGATCGGCCCGCTGTTCATCCTTGTGCTTCCGTTTGCCATCGGTGTGCGCAGAATCGCAATTGAGATGAAAATCGTTTGGGTCTATTGCCTGATGGCATTTCTCTTCTGGGCTTCTTCGGCCCAACAGATACGGTATCTGCTCCCTCTTTTTCCCTTTCTTGCACTGCTTGCCGGCCATACATTTTCCCATTATCTGAATAATAAAAGGATATTTGCCCTCCTTTCCATATTCATCGCCTCGGGGCTCGCAATCAACGGATATCATATCCTCCATGACTTCAAAAAGATAAACCCTATCAAGGTTCTTGCTGGCCACGAGGATAAGCATGCCTTTTTAGACAGGCTGATCCCCTCCTACGAAATGCTCCGGCATGTGAACACCCAACTCCCGGAAAATTCATATATCCTTTTGATTTACATGAAAAATCTTGGATATCTGTACGAGCGGCCCTTTTATTCCGATTCCATGTTCGAATCGTATACCGTGGAAACCATATTAAATCTTTCAAAGACGCCTGAGGATGTTCGCCTTGCTCTCAAGAAGAAGGGGTTTACGCATATTCTCTATGATATCAACTACGTGATGGGAAAAACAGCAACCTTGTCCGAGGAGAACAAAACCCTTTTCCGGGAATTTCAAAATAGGTATCTAAGGCTTGTCAATTCCGAAAAAGACCGCTATTTCCTGTACCGGTTCGCCGAGCCCGCAGAGATCCCCGCATCCTGAGATGCATGAGGCTCGGACTCTGCAGCGAGATCCGGGCACATATTGAAGCACATAACTCAAGATGGCTCCTCGTAGGAGACGCGGCTTTTTCTTGCCGAGAAGCCACAGGGATCGCAGAAATTATGTTCGTTTTTTCCGTAGAGGCCGAAAAAAATAAGACCGGAATTCCTGATTGCTCCCGTCTGCGAAAAGACATGTTGATAGATCAACGATAACCTTCTCTTTTTCGAATACCTGTCTCTGCCTCTTCATATAATTTCTCAATATCATGCTTTTTCCATTCTTTTCTAGGAATCCCTTCCAGAACGGATATGGCATCTTTGTACCTGTTCATCCGAATGTGTATTAAAGCTAGATTTTTCCGAAGAGCGACCGAATCGGGTGCGGTTTCCAAACCTCTTTCCAACACCGAAACAGCCTTTACATAATTCCCAACCGCCGCATATGCACCGCCCAGGTTGGTGTGGTAGTCGGCGTTGTCCGGATAATATGTCACAGCGTTTTTGAAATACCTGAGGGCCTCGCCATACTTTTTCAGCTGAAAATGGGCGACCCCCATATTGTTCTGCCATTGCCCTCGCCTGTAACGGGACATGTCAAAATCTTCAGCCTCTTCCAGATATGCTACGGCTGCTTCAGGTCGACCGGTATCTATTAGAAGGGCCGAGTAGTTGAGGTAGTTTTTTGCATCAAGTGGATATTTCTGGATGGCCAATTGAAAAAACCCTTCTGCATCTTTATAATTTTTCTGGCCCAGGAGGTTTTCAGCTAATCCCGCTGCATAGTAGGCATTTCCGAAATTCACCACTTCCTGTCTGAAGAAGCTGGCTTCGTTTTTCCACAAGCTGTTGTTTAGAATAAAAGAATACGCCCCTAAATAAGCTAATACAGCGCACATAATAACCCGTTTTATGACGCTGTTTGCCTTGAAGAAATCCCTTAACCCCTGGGCCACCCCAATCATTAAGAAAGCCATGGAAAAATAGAGCCACCTCATGGAGACCAACGTGACCGCTGAAAAGGGAATGATGTTAAGCGTGGGGAAAAGTGCCACATGAAATGAGAGGACTGAAAATATCAACAGCCTGTTCTTTCTTACTCCCCAGATTATGATCCCTGCGAAGCCGATGTAGCAGAATCCTGCTATGGCCTGCCAGCTCAGACAGGACGAAGGATAGCCGATCAAAAAGCTGTGGAGGCCATAAGGCAGGAAGATCAATTTCAAATTCAACAATATCAGATAAGGGGCAAA
Proteins encoded in this region:
- a CDS encoding glycosyltransferase family 39 protein produces the protein MSVMLIHHMGNIAWVVAICLISTGVGKLALSRARGRIGDSGESIIFSTGVGFAIVGYSIFILAVCQMLYSEVIYAFTALCSILSCAGWYIDKRYPIQPPLSTRRIWHDTPPINSRTALIINRFSLVMLAIFLTACMFLVLTPEVEKDALAYHLAVPKMFLEHHGIYFIPGNIFSNYPLFIEMLYTWALFLRGEVAAKGIHFAMVLLILFSMWKFGKRYLPDNRFAPLSLLIFFAIPSVFQNAHTAYCDLGLAFYTFVAVYAFLNWFSTRETLWIILCGVFSGIAMSIKFGGLYLPLSGGIGILWGLRRYRISTRRAIRLFSLYILFTFMAGAPFYLKNWIMTGNPLYPLFYPFFGGRGWSADQAQYYDFFIKHLGMGRELIDYLLLPWNLSFHARMESPIFDGLIGPLFILVLPFAIGVRRIAIEMKIVWVYCLMAFLFWASSAQQIRYLLPLFPFLALLAGHTFSHYLNNKRIFALLSIFIASGLAINGYHILHDFKKINPIKVLAGHEDKHAFLDRLIPSYEMLRHVNTQLPENSYILLIYMKNLGYLYERPFYSDSMFESYTVETILNLSKTPEDVRLALKKKGFTHILYDINYVMGKTATLSEENKTLFREFQNRYLRLVNSEKDRYFLYRFAEPAEIPAS
- a CDS encoding tetratricopeptide repeat protein, encoding MPYWPYLLLTVLVILVYLPTFSGDFLLDDRPLIQNNPYIRTFHSPISYLAQEDGNTDEFDRSPEHTGYYRPLINLTYSIDYKLWGLTAPGFRTTNLIFHLISCIILFHFLQFLVKDRYAAWGATLIFAMHPAHTETISWIASRNNILVTLFSIASLFFYARSRERRSNLMWAASILMFVLAILSKEMGLMVFPLLFLSQRFLSHKTKNYHEEVLSYLPFVIMIIAYFLIRREVIGAFTTPVQIDGLWERICFAPYLILLNLKLIFLPYGLHSFLIGYPSSCLSWQAIAGFCYIGFAGIIIWGVRKNRLLIFSVLSFHVALFPTLNIIPFSAVTLVSMRWLYFSMAFLMIGVAQGLRDFFKANSVIKRVIMCAVLAYLGAYSFILNNSLWKNEASFFRQEVVNFGNAYYAAGLAENLLGQKNYKDAEGFFQLAIQKYPLDAKNYLNYSALLIDTGRPEAAVAYLEEAEDFDMSRYRRGQWQNNMGVAHFQLKKYGEALRYFKNAVTYYPDNADYHTNLGGAYAAVGNYVKAVSVLERGLETAPDSVALRKNLALIHIRMNRYKDAISVLEGIPRKEWKKHDIEKLYEEAETGIRKREGYR